The following are encoded in a window of Deltaproteobacteria bacterium genomic DNA:
- a CDS encoding cell surface protein: MGIGSVVRVTYGAGAGLGQSQFPGVIQGGPGGGGAGGGSTGEVLSLGEGGEIVVDFGAYDIEDGPGADFIVYENPFLLSPFTPNAEPAQVAVSESGTAAGDFKEFPCDLSRTRGDAGKQEWPYPGCAGVRPVLANVKENCLSSSDPVAGGGDAFDLATVGLKRARYVRLRDAGKAALGTNSRGFDLDAVVLVHPVKR, from the coding sequence GTGGGGATCGGCTCCGTGGTGCGTGTGACCTATGGCGCCGGCGCGGGGCTCGGGCAGAGCCAGTTTCCGGGGGTGATCCAGGGCGGGCCGGGAGGCGGGGGCGCGGGCGGAGGCTCTACCGGGGAGGTCCTCTCGCTCGGGGAGGGGGGCGAGATCGTCGTGGACTTCGGCGCGTACGACATCGAGGACGGCCCGGGAGCGGACTTCATCGTCTACGAGAACCCGTTTCTCCTCTCGCCGTTCACTCCGAACGCTGAGCCGGCGCAGGTCGCGGTGAGCGAGAGCGGGACCGCGGCGGGCGACTTCAAGGAGTTTCCGTGCGACCTGTCGCGCACGCGGGGGGACGCGGGGAAGCAGGAGTGGCCCTACCCGGGGTGCGCGGGGGTGCGCCCGGTGCTCGCCAACGTGAAAGAGAATTGCCTCTCGTCGTCGGATCCCGTGGCGGGGGGCGGAGACGCCTTCGACCTGGCCACCGTGGGGCTGAAGCGCGCGCGGTACGTGCGGCTGCGCGACGCGGGCAAGGCCGCGCTCGGCACGAACAGCCGCGGCTTCGATCTGGACGCGGTGGTGCTCGTGCACCCGGTGAAGCGGTAG